The region TCGACGCGCGCATGGTGCCGGTCGAGACCGGCCCGTTCCACCTGGACGACTACGTCGACTACATCCAGGACTTCATCCGCCACATCGGCGCGCGCAACCTGCACGTGATCTCGGTGTGCCAGCCCACGGTGCCGGTGCTCGCGGCGATCTCGCTGCTGGCGAGCCGCGGCGAGGACACCCCGCTCACGATGACGATGATGGGCGGCCCGATCGACGCGCGCAAGAGCCCGACCTCGGTGAATTCGCTCGCGACCAACCGCTCGCACTCGTGGTTCGAGAACAACGTGATCCACACGGTGCCCGCGAACTACCCGGGCGAAGGCCGCAAGGTGTATCCGGGCTTCCTGCAGCACACGGGCTTCGTCGCGATGAATCCGGAGCGCCACGCGCAATCGCACTGGGATTTCTATCAGAGCCTGCTGCGCGGCGACGAGGACGACGCCGACGCGCACCGCCGCTTCTACGACGAGTACAACGCCGTGCTCGACATGGCGGCCGAATACTATCTGGACACGATCCGCGTGGTGTTCCAGGAGTTCCGGCTGGCCGAGGGCACCTGGGACGTGAACGGCGAGCGCGTGAACCCGCAGGACATCCGCGACACCGCGCTGATGACGATCGAGGGCGAACTCGACGACATCTCGGGCAGCGGCCAGACCCACGTCGCGCACGAGCTGTGCACGGGCATTCCGGAGGCGCACCGGCGCAGCCTGACCGCCGAGAAATGCGGACACTACGGGATTTTCTCCGGGCGCCGCTGGCGCACCATCATCTATCCGCAGCTGCGCGAATTCATCCGCGAACATGCGCCGGAACCGACGGACGCCACCCGTCCGTCGCCGGCCGCACGCGCCGCCGCCGCCGAGGCAGGGCGCGCAGCCGCGAAAGCGGCCGGCTCCTCCCGGCTGCCCGCCGCGAAACGCGCGGCCGCCGGCACGAAGGCGGCGCGCCCCCGCAAGGCCGCCGCCTGAGCGGCGCGCGCTGAGCCGCCGCGCGCCGCGCCGGGCTCAGCGCCGCAACAGATACGCGAGCAGGACCTCGGTGTTGAGCTTGACCATCTCGGCACGCTCGTCGGGCGTACTGAAGTCGCGGCCGAGCGTCGCGGCCAGCGTGAAGCGGTTCGACACGATGTAGTAGCCGAGGCCCGACAGCGTGACGTAGAAGCGCAGCGGATCGATGTCCGTTCGAAACAAGCCCGCCTTCTGGCCGCGCGTGAGCACGCCGCCGAGCATCGCGACGATCGGCGACATCATTTCGCGAATGCGCGTGGATTTCTGCATGTAGCGCGCCTCGTGCAGGTTCTCGTTGTTGAGGAGGCGCAGCAGCTCGGGGTGGTCGCGGTAGTAGTCCCACACGAAATGCGCGAGCCGCGTGACCGCTTCGACCGGCGCGACGCCGTCGAGATCGAGTACGCGCTCGGCTTCGGTCAGCGCGGAAAACGCATGTTCGAGCACGGCGGTGAACAGTTGCTCCTTGCTGCCGAAGTAGTAATAGAGCATGCGCTCGTTGGTCTCGGCGCGCCGTGCGATCTGGTCGACCCGCGCGCCAAACAGCCCCCCGCTTGCGAACTCGTCGGCGGCCGCGAGCAGGATGCGACGCCGTGTTCCTTCAGGATCTCTTTTGATTTTTGGCTGATTCATGGTGGCGTTTTGCTGTGTGAGCCGCGTAATCCGGATGGCGCTGCCGGCGCTTCGTCAGCCACCGACAGCGAGGACGGGCGCACCGCGCTTGAGGCGCGCCCTGCTGCGGTCATGCAAAAAAGCGCTTCGATTATGGCACATGCGTTGTCAAGCGCAATGCGGGAAATCGGCGATAATCCCGGTTTGACGAACCCTACCGACTCGCCCGTCCGCACGCGGCGCAAGCGAGCCCGCCCCACGTTGTCATCGTGACCGATTCCAAGACCCTCGCGGATCGCATCGAAGATCTGCTGCCCCAGACGCAATGCACGAAGTGCGGCTACGACGGCTGCCGTCCGTACGCCGAAGCGATTGCCGCCGGCACGGCCGGCTACAACCAGTGTCCGCCCGGCGGCGCCGAAGGCGTCGCGCGCCTCGCGGCGCTGCTCGGCAAGCCCGTGATTCCGCTCAATCCCATCAACGGCGACGAACGCCCCCGGCCGCTCGCCGTGATCGACGAACAGCTGTGCATCGGCTGTACGTTGTGCATGCAAGCGTGCCCCGTCGATGCGATCGTCGGCGCACCGAAACAAATGCATACCGTGTTGAGCGCGCTGTGCACGGGCTGCGATCTGTGCGTGCCGCCCTGCCCGGTCGACTGCATCGCGATGGTGCCCGTCACCGGCGCGCAGACCGGCTGGGACGCGTGGACTCAGCCGCAGGCCGACGCCGCGCGCGCGCGCCACGACGCGCGTCTCGCGCGCCAGCAGCGCGAACGCGAGGCAGCCGAGGCCCGCGCGGCCGCGCGGCGCTCGCACGCGGGGGCCGCAACCGCCTCCCCCACCGCGCCCGCGCCGGGCGCGATCCCGGCGACGCCGGGCGGCGTCGCTACGCCGGGCGTCGCTACGCCGGGCGTCGCCGACGATCCGGAAGCGAAGAAACGCGCGATCATCGCCGCCGCGCTCGAACGCGCGCGCAAGAAGAAGGAAGAACTCGCCGCGCGGGGCGACGCGCCGAAGAACACCGAGGGCGTGAGCGCCGCCGTGCAGGCGCAGATCGACGCGGCCGAAGCACGCCGCCGGCGTCTCGCCGAGGCGGCCGACGCCAAGCCCGAGCCCGCCGATCCCACCAAACCGTCCGGCCAGTCCTGAGCACATGAACGCATCCAAACGGCGCGCGATCTACGAGACGCTGCGCAGCCTCAACCCGAACCCGACCACCGAACTCGAATACACCACGCCGTTCGAGCTGCTGATCGCCGTGCTGCTGTCGGCGCAGGCGACCGACGTCTCGGTCAACAAGGCGATGCGCAAGATGTTCCCGGTCGCGAACACGCCGCGGCAAATTGCCGCGCTCGGCGAGGAAGGCGTGGCCGAGTACATCAAGACGATCGGCCTGTACCGGACCAAGGCGAAAAACGTGATCGCGACCTGCCGGATCCTGCTCGACCGGTTCGGCGGCGAGGTGCCCGCCGACCGCGAGGCGCTGGAGAGCCTGCCCGGCGTCGGCCGCAAGACCGCCAACGTGGTGCTCAACACCGCGTTCGGCCACCCGACCGTCGCGGTCGACACGCACATCTTCCGGGTGGCGAACCGCACGGGCCTCGCGCCCGGCAAGGACGTGCGCGCGGTCGAGGCCGCGCTCGAGAAATTCACGCCGGCCGAGTTCCTCCAGGACGCGCACCACTGGCTGATCCTGCACGGCCGCTACGTGTGCAAGGCGCGCCGCCCCGAGTGCTGGCACTGCGCGATCGAGCCGCTGTGCGAGTTCCGCCCGAAGACGCCCGCGCCCGCCGAGTGAGCGCGCGGCCCGCGCCGGCAAAGCGGCCCCGGGCGGCGTAGAATGCGCGTTCGCGCGGCACCCCGCCGCGCCCACGCATCGCCACCCCACATCATGTTCAATCCGAGCCGCGACGAAGTCCGTCGCTTCTTCATCGACGCCTGGCACAAGCAGCGCACGGGCGGCATCCTCACGCCGCTGGAAACGATGGCCGCCGACTGGATCGGCGCGCACCCCGAATACCACGCCGACCTGGCCGCCGACGGCCCCGCCGCGCAACACGACTACGCGCCCGAGGAAGGCCGCACGAATCCGTTCCTGCACCTGTCGATGCATCTCGCGATCAGCGAGCAGTTGTCGATCGACCAGCCGCCCGGGATCCGCGCCGCGCACGACCGGCTCGCGGCGCGGCTCGGCTCCGCGCACGACGCCCATCACGCGATCATGGAATGTCTCGGCGAGACGATCTGGGAAGCGCAGCGCACCGGCACGCCGCCCGACACCGACGCCTACCTGCAGCGGATCCTGCAGCGCGCGTCGCGCGACTGAAGCGCGCCCGCCGCGCGGGCAAAAAAATACCCCGCGCGCGGCGGGGTCGATGGCGTGCCCTGTAGAGGGCGCGCAGCGGCGCGGCCGGCGTGGGCCGCGCGCGTTATTTCTTGAAGGTCAGGCTGCCCTGCAGCGACTCGATGTAGGCCGCGATGTCCTTCATGTCGCTGATCGACAGGCTCTGCACCTGCGCCTGCATGATCGCATTGTTGCGGCCGAGCAGCGGGTTCGACAGGCCCATCTGGTACTGGCGCATCGCCCAGACCATGTAGTCCGCGTGCTGATTGGCGAGGCGCGGGTATTCCGCGTTGATCGGGCTGTCGAGCTTGGCGCCGTGGCAGGCCGCGCAGTTGTGCGACTCGACGAGTTCCTTGCCCTTCGTGACATCGGCCGCGTGCGCGCCGCCGATCGCGAAGCCGGCCGCGAACACGAACGCCGCCGCCGTCTTGAATGCCGTGTGAGGCTTCTTCATGAATGCTCCTATCCCGCTGATCAGATAAGCAAGCGCGAGCTTACTTGTAGGGATTGTTCTTCGAATCGGGCTTCTGCGCCGCGTAATAGGCCGCGAGATCGGCGATGTCCTGATCCGTCAGCGATGCGGCGATCGCGTTCATCGACGGGAAATGGCGATCCTTCTTCCGGTAGGCCTTCAGCGCGTTTTCCAGGTATTGCTGGTTCTGGCCGCCGAGGATGGGCACCCGGTAGACCTCCGGGTAAGCCGTGCGGTACCCGGCGATGCCGTGGCAGCCGATGCACATCGCGGCCTTGCCTGCCCCGTCCTTCGGGTTGCCGACCACACCGGCCGCCTGCGCACTGGCTGCGAGCGCCGCAAGCGCTGCGACAACGACATGTTTGCCGACGAATTTGTTCATAGCTTGTAACCTAGCTTGAGGGGAAACTGGCGCCCAAAACGGCAACGGCCCGCGCCGTTTTGCTTGTAGGGATGCCACGCAGGCCAAAAAAAACGGGCAGATTGTACCGCGTCGGCGGGGAACGCGTCCACAACGCGGCCCCGGTGCGGCCCGCCCGGGCTTCCGGGCTCGCCGACGCCGTCCGCCACGATAGCAAGCCGCGCGGGAACCCGACAACCCTTCCTGACTTATACTGGGATTTTTTTGCAGGAAGCACGCCGCCATGCGCTTCGAAGGCTCCCCGCACTACGTCGCCACCGACGATCTCAAGCTCGCGGTGAACGCCGCGCTGACGCTGCAGCGCCCGCTCCTGATCAAGGGCGAGCCCGGCACCGGCAAGACCATGCTGGCCGAGGAGGTCGCGGCCGCGCTCGGCATGCCGCTCCTGCAATGGCACATCAAGTCGACCACCAAGGCGCAGCAGGGCCTCTACGAATACGACGCGGTGTCGCGCCTGCGCGATTCCCAGCTCGGCGACGCGCGCGTGCAGGACATCGCCAACTACATCGTCAAGGGCGTGCTGTGGCAGGCCTTCGAGGCCGAAGCGCCGAGCGTCCTGCTGATCGACGAGATCGACAAGGCCGACATCGAGTTTCCGAACGACCTGCTGCGCGAGCTCGACCGCATGGAGTTCCACGTGTACGAGACCCGCGAGCTGGTGCGCGCGAAGCATCGTCCGCTCGTGATCATCACGTCGAACAACGAGAAGGAGCTGCCCGACGCGTTCCTGCGCCGCTGCTTCTTCCACTACATCCAGTTCCCCGACGCCTCGACCATGCAGCGCATCGTCGACGTGCACTACCCTGGCATCAAGCAGGAGTTGCTGCGCGCCGCGCTCGAGAGCTTCTACGAACTGCGCGGCGTCGCCGGGCTCAAGAAGAAGCCGTCGACCTCCGAGCTGCTCGACTGGCTCAAGCTGCTGCTCGCCGAGGACATCCCGCCCGACGCGCTGCGCTCGAAGGACCACAAGCAGATCGTGCCGCCGCTCGCGGGCGCGCTGCTGAAGAACGAACAGGACGTCGCGCTGTTCGAGCGGCTCGTCTACATGAACCGCCACAACCGCTAGCGTGCCGAGGCCTCCGATGCGCCGCCCGCCCGTTTCCGCCCCGCCGCCGCGCCCCGTCGCGCGGGCGCAGGCGCGCCCCGCCGAGGTCCGTCCATGCTGATCGATTTCTTCTATTCGCTGCGCGCCGCCAAGCTGCCGGTGTCGGTCAAGGAATACCTGACCCTGCTCGAAGCGCTGAAGGCGCAGGTGATCCCGCCGTCGCTCGACGCGTTCTACTATCTCTCGCGCTTGACCCTCGTCAAGGACGAGCAATATTTCGACAAGTTCGACCAGGCGTTCGGCGCGTATTTTCAGGGCGTGTCGGCGCTGCCGTCCAACGCCTTCGAGATTCCGCTCGACTGGCTGGAAAAGCGCCTGCAGCGCGAGCTGACGCCCGAGGAGAAGGCCCAGATCGAGGCGCTCGGCGGCCTCGACAAGCTGATGGACCGCCTCAAGGAACTGTTCGACGAGCAGAAGGAGCGCCACGAGGGCGGCAACAAGTGGATCGGCACGGGCGGCACCTCGCCGTTCGGGCACGGCGGCTACAACCCGGAAGGCATCCGCATCGGCGGCCCGTCGGCGGGCAACCGCACCGCGGTCAAGGTCTGGGAGGCGCGCGCCTATCGCGACTACGACGACGCCGTGGAGCTGGGCACCCGCAACATCAAGGTCGCGCTGCGCCGCCTGCGGCGCTTCGCGCGCGAAGGCGCGGCGGAAGAACTCGACCTGCCCGGCACGATCCGCAGCACCGCGGCCAACGCGGGCTGGCTCGACATCAGGATGGTGCCCGAGCGGCACAACAACGTGAAAGTGCTGATGCTGCTCGACGTGGGCGGCTCGATGGACGATCACATCAAGCGCACCGAAGAGCTGTTCTCGGCCGCCAAGGCCGAGTTCAAGCACCTCGAGTTCTACTACTTCCACAACTGCGTGTACGACCACCTGTGGAAGCACAACCGCCGCCGCCACACCGAGCGCACGCCGACCTGGGACGTGCTCCACAAGTTCACGCCCGACTACAAGCTGATCTTCGTCGGCGATGCGACCATGAGCCCCTACGAGGTGCTGCAGCCGGGCGGCTCCGTCGAGTACAACAATCCCGAGGCGGGCGCCGTCTGGCTGCGCCGGCTCGCCGACCAATTCCCGCATTTCGCGTGGCTCAATCCCGAGCCCGAGCGGCTGTGGGAGTACCGGCAATCGATCGCGGTCATCCGCGAGGTGCTCGGCCAGCGCATGTATCCGCTCACGCTCGCCGGCCTCGAAACCGCGATGCGCGTCCTCAGCAAATAAACGCCGCGCCCTCGCACGACGACGACACCCGCCGCACCGGAGACACCCGCATGACCCGACCGCCCGCCCCCGACCTGTCGCCGGCCGCCGCCGCACGCCCCGCGCCGCCGCGCTTTTTCGCGGACACGTCGCTGTCGGCGCTCGTCGCGGGCTTCGTCGCGATGATGACGGGCTATACCAGTTCGCTCGTGCTGATGTTCCAGGCGGGCCGCGCCGCGCACCTGAGCGACGCGCAGATCTCGTCGTGGATCTGGGCGCTGTCGATCGGCATGGCGCTGACGACGATCGGCCTGTCGCTGCGGTTTCGCGCGCCCATCGTGGTCGCGTGGTCGACCCCGGGCGCGGCGCTCCTCGTCGCATCGCTGCCGGGCGTGCCGTATGCGGAGGCGATCGGCGCGTTCATCGTCTGCGCGCTGCTGCTGACCGCGGTCGGCGTGAGCGGGCTGTTCGACACGCTGATGCGCCGGATTCCGGCCGGCATCGCCGCCGCGCTGCTCGCCGGGATCCTGTTCGAGATCGGCATCGAGATCTTTCGCGCCGCGCAGTTCCAGACCGCGCTCGTGCTCGTGATGTTCTTCGTCTACCTGCTCGTGAAGCGCGCGGCGCCGCGCTACGCGATCGTCACGACCCTGCTCGCCGGCTGTATCGCGGCGGGCGCGCTCGGCCTGCTCGACTTCAGCCATTTCCATATCGCGCTCGCGCAACCGGTATTCACGATGCCGTCGTTCTCGCTCTCGGCCGTCGTCAGCATCGGCATCCCGCTGTTCGTGGTCGCGATGGCCTCGCAGAACGTGCCCGGCATCGCGGTGCTGCGCGCGGACGGCTACGCCACGCCGTCGTCCCCGTTGATCGCGACCACCGGCCTCGCGTCGCTCGCGCTCGCGCCGTTCGGCTCGCACGGCGTCAATCTCGCGGCCATCACGGCGGCGATCTGCACCGGCCCGGAAGCGCATGAGGCGCGCGACAAGCGCTACACGGCCGCGGTCTGGTGCGGCCTGTTCTATCTTGTCGCCGGCGTGTTCGGCGCCACCATCGCGGCGCTGTTCGCCGCGCTGCCGAAAGCCCTCGTCGTGTCGGTCGCGGCGCTCGCGCTGTTCGGCTCGATCATGAGCGGCCTCACGAACGCGATGCAGGAGCCGCGCCAGCGCGAAGCGGCGCTCGTCACCTTCATGGTGACCGCGTCCGGCCTCACGCTGCTGTCGATCGGCTCCGCGTTCTGGGGGCTCGTCGCGGGCGTGCTCACGCAGGTGCTCCTGAACGCGCGCCGGCCGGCCTGAGCCGCGCGCGCGCCGCGGCCAGCAATCCGGCCTAGA is a window of Burkholderia sp. FERM BP-3421 DNA encoding:
- a CDS encoding TetR family transcriptional regulator, which encodes MNQPKIKRDPEGTRRRILLAAADEFASGGLFGARVDQIARRAETNERMLYYYFGSKEQLFTAVLEHAFSALTEAERVLDLDGVAPVEAVTRLAHFVWDYYRDHPELLRLLNNENLHEARYMQKSTRIREMMSPIVAMLGGVLTRGQKAGLFRTDIDPLRFYVTLSGLGYYIVSNRFTLAATLGRDFSTPDERAEMVKLNTEVLLAYLLRR
- a CDS encoding c-type cytochrome is translated as MNKFVGKHVVVAALAALAASAQAAGVVGNPKDGAGKAAMCIGCHGIAGYRTAYPEVYRVPILGGQNQQYLENALKAYRKKDRHFPSMNAIAASLTDQDIADLAAYYAAQKPDSKNNPYK
- the rsxB gene encoding electron transport complex subunit RsxB — encoded protein: MTDSKTLADRIEDLLPQTQCTKCGYDGCRPYAEAIAAGTAGYNQCPPGGAEGVARLAALLGKPVIPLNPINGDERPRPLAVIDEQLCIGCTLCMQACPVDAIVGAPKQMHTVLSALCTGCDLCVPPCPVDCIAMVPVTGAQTGWDAWTQPQADAARARHDARLARQQREREAAEARAAARRSHAGAATASPTAPAPGAIPATPGGVATPGVATPGVADDPEAKKRAIIAAALERARKKKEELAARGDAPKNTEGVSAAVQAQIDAAEARRRRLAEAADAKPEPADPTKPSGQS
- a CDS encoding polyhydroxyalkanoate depolymerase, with the protein product MLYQLHEFQRAMLSPLTAWAQAASKSFANPLSPLSLVPGATRLSAAYELMYRLGKDYEKPEFGLHQIVKDGHNIPIVEQTILEKPFCRLLRFKRFADDSEAVEQLKDEPVVLVCAPLSGHHATLLRDTVRTLLQDHKVYITDWIDARMVPVETGPFHLDDYVDYIQDFIRHIGARNLHVISVCQPTVPVLAAISLLASRGEDTPLTMTMMGGPIDARKSPTSVNSLATNRSHSWFENNVIHTVPANYPGEGRKVYPGFLQHTGFVAMNPERHAQSHWDFYQSLLRGDEDDADAHRRFYDEYNAVLDMAAEYYLDTIRVVFQEFRLAEGTWDVNGERVNPQDIRDTALMTIEGELDDISGSGQTHVAHELCTGIPEAHRRSLTAEKCGHYGIFSGRRWRTIIYPQLREFIREHAPEPTDATRPSPAARAAAAEAGRAAAKAAGSSRLPAAKRAAAGTKAARPRKAAA
- a CDS encoding vWA domain-containing protein, giving the protein MLIDFFYSLRAAKLPVSVKEYLTLLEALKAQVIPPSLDAFYYLSRLTLVKDEQYFDKFDQAFGAYFQGVSALPSNAFEIPLDWLEKRLQRELTPEEKAQIEALGGLDKLMDRLKELFDEQKERHEGGNKWIGTGGTSPFGHGGYNPEGIRIGGPSAGNRTAVKVWEARAYRDYDDAVELGTRNIKVALRRLRRFAREGAAEELDLPGTIRSTAANAGWLDIRMVPERHNNVKVLMLLDVGGSMDDHIKRTEELFSAAKAEFKHLEFYYFHNCVYDHLWKHNRRRHTERTPTWDVLHKFTPDYKLIFVGDATMSPYEVLQPGGSVEYNNPEAGAVWLRRLADQFPHFAWLNPEPERLWEYRQSIAVIREVLGQRMYPLTLAGLETAMRVLSK
- a CDS encoding benzoate/H(+) symporter BenE family transporter, whose translation is MTRPPAPDLSPAAAARPAPPRFFADTSLSALVAGFVAMMTGYTSSLVLMFQAGRAAHLSDAQISSWIWALSIGMALTTIGLSLRFRAPIVVAWSTPGAALLVASLPGVPYAEAIGAFIVCALLLTAVGVSGLFDTLMRRIPAGIAAALLAGILFEIGIEIFRAAQFQTALVLVMFFVYLLVKRAAPRYAIVTTLLAGCIAAGALGLLDFSHFHIALAQPVFTMPSFSLSAVVSIGIPLFVVAMASQNVPGIAVLRADGYATPSSPLIATTGLASLALAPFGSHGVNLAAITAAICTGPEAHEARDKRYTAAVWCGLFYLVAGVFGATIAALFAALPKALVVSVAALALFGSIMSGLTNAMQEPRQREAALVTFMVTASGLTLLSIGSAFWGLVAGVLTQVLLNARRPA
- the nth gene encoding endonuclease III, with translation MNASKRRAIYETLRSLNPNPTTELEYTTPFELLIAVLLSAQATDVSVNKAMRKMFPVANTPRQIAALGEEGVAEYIKTIGLYRTKAKNVIATCRILLDRFGGEVPADREALESLPGVGRKTANVVLNTAFGHPTVAVDTHIFRVANRTGLAPGKDVRAVEAALEKFTPAEFLQDAHHWLILHGRYVCKARRPECWHCAIEPLCEFRPKTPAPAE
- a CDS encoding AAA family ATPase, which translates into the protein MRFEGSPHYVATDDLKLAVNAALTLQRPLLIKGEPGTGKTMLAEEVAAALGMPLLQWHIKSTTKAQQGLYEYDAVSRLRDSQLGDARVQDIANYIVKGVLWQAFEAEAPSVLLIDEIDKADIEFPNDLLRELDRMEFHVYETRELVRAKHRPLVIITSNNEKELPDAFLRRCFFHYIQFPDASTMQRIVDVHYPGIKQELLRAALESFYELRGVAGLKKKPSTSELLDWLKLLLAEDIPPDALRSKDHKQIVPPLAGALLKNEQDVALFERLVYMNRHNR
- a CDS encoding DUF1841 family protein encodes the protein MFNPSRDEVRRFFIDAWHKQRTGGILTPLETMAADWIGAHPEYHADLAADGPAAQHDYAPEEGRTNPFLHLSMHLAISEQLSIDQPPGIRAAHDRLAARLGSAHDAHHAIMECLGETIWEAQRTGTPPDTDAYLQRILQRASRD
- a CDS encoding c-type cytochrome, producing MKKPHTAFKTAAAFVFAAGFAIGGAHAADVTKGKELVESHNCAACHGAKLDSPINAEYPRLANQHADYMVWAMRQYQMGLSNPLLGRNNAIMQAQVQSLSISDMKDIAAYIESLQGSLTFKK